The genomic DNA ATGATGAAGGAATATGGCTTTAAAGCCAATGCATGCCATGCTTCATAAACATGGTTGAATGTGTTTTGCTGTTTATTGGAGAAAGCGTTGATGGTATGCTGCTCATTCTGTTCCAGCAAAGTGACTCCGGATCCTTTAGAGCTTAAAATCGGTTTGATGATGATACGGTTGAAGTCTTTAAGCAAGTCTTTAAGCATGTAAGGAGAAGAGATCAGCCTTGTTTCCGGCAGAAAGGATTTGATGAGAGGATTGTCATTTAAGAGCAGGTAAACGTCCCATTTTGAAAAGAAGCTTCTGTTGAAAAAGGGGATACCCTCACTTTCCAGCCTTTCAATCATCTGTGCGTATTCCCTGGTCGCTTCCATTTCTGGACTTGGGATTCGGTTATAGACGACATCCGGAAGGGGTGCTTTTATCGCAAACCAACAGTCACGTTTATAATCATATGTGAAACCATTCATCACGGAGGTATCGTTTTGAGGGCAGAAGACGTAGGCAAAACCGGCTCTTTCATGCACGTAGCGAATCAACCTGGTGAATGTCTCCATATTGCCGATGAAAGGAAGACCTTTTCGGGTGGAAGTCAAGATGCCGATTACTGGGCCTACATTGTTTTTGTCTCCAGGTAAAACAGATATCGAAAAAGGCATATTCGATTTCTCAGCCGAATAGGGGATCGGTTGATTGCTCCGTCCCCATTTGTAGGTTTGATTCTTTTCATGATGGTGCCATTGCTTCAATATTGGATCCCAACAAATAGAAATCATTGTTTCATCGGAACCTGCCTTTGGACGATGTTCTCAAATAAGTAAAGACAAAATTCAAAAGGCATAATGACAGTTTTTTTATCATACGCATTCAGGTTCGGATTACTGAAAATGCTTCTTCCGGGTTTTGCATTGGCCTCAAACATCCATATATCCCCTTGTTCATCAACGCCAAGATCAAATCCGATCTCTCCGATGATGCCTTCCATCTGTCCGGTCAATGCCTTGCTGATCTTTATCGCAGCTTCCTTCAATTGAAGGACCATCGTGCTCGACTTTCCTAAATCGTGGATGAGCTCTGAGAGACTCAATGTCTTGCCGCCGCTCGTAATGTGGGTCGTTATGCTATTTGATCCTGCCAATTTCGCCGCTAACGCACTGACTTCCCACTCGCCTTCCCTGTTTCGATTCGTATGAACTCTGAAATCGATAGGATCTCCATTCCAGCTGAGGAGTTGGATGCCTTGCTGGGCCAAATAATCTTCTAAACCTGCAGGGAATTGTTTACGGATCAGTCTTTTCAAACTGGAGTACCGACGCAAGCGGTTCGTATCCTCTTTTCTGAAACGGATGTAGTAGTAAGGGTCGTTCCTCCGTTTGATGATTTGCTGGATACCGTTGCCCAGACTGCCATCCTTCGGTTTAAGATAAATGCTCTGGTACCGTTTCAGAAGGGTCTCCAATTCATCCATCCCAGGCGATTGGATTGTCATAGGCAGATAATGTTTGACGGAGGGGTCTGTTTTTAACATTTCATGAATAGTCCCTTTGTCGAAAAAACCTGGATTGAACCAGATGACGTTTTCAGCTTGCAGTTTGCTTTTCGTTTCGACTGAGAGAGCTAACCTTTCGATTCTCCGATTCGGAAGGCGATCGTAGACAATTGCAGGGAAGGGGAAGTCATGTCGTTTCCATCCGCTATCATCATACACATACCCAGAAATGCTCTTCCTGTCCCAGTCGATATGATGAGAGCCAAAGACATAACAGGTCACGCCTGTGCGGCGGGCTGCCTTCAACATCTTGGCGAACATTTTTGTGCGGTCGCCGAAAGGGTGATGTTGATTGCTCGTGAATCCTGCAGTGTATATCCCCACTACCGGACCGATTTGTATTTCTTGATCGCCCTCAATGATATGATGAGATTGTTTTTTCAATAGCCCAAGCTGATGGTAAAGCCCCTTGGTCATCATATAATACTCTTCCTGATCCGGATGAGGTTGGATAGAGAGTGGAATCACCTTCTGTCCATACCTGATCTTCGTCGGGAAAGATCGGTTCTGCACCCATGCACGAAACTGGGAAACAGGGGCAAATAAAACGGTCCCCGCCTCATCTCTGATTGGAATGAGCTGAGCTGTACCCATGTTCATTCTCCTCCCACACAATTTATTCTGGAATTGAAGCCGTATATAAGTAATTCAAAAACGCAAATACGCGTTTTGCAGACGGACGGATATCGGATGGACAAGGGGAAAGTAGAGCCTTAGAGGGCTTTGTGTTGACCTCAAGGATCCAAGGATGACCTTCACCGTCCACACCAAAATCGATACCAAATTCCCCATAAAGCCCATCAAGATTGGATGCAATCCATTCACACACTTCAATGGACAAATCATATAGCATGGAAAGGATGAGCTTCGCCTTCATTCGGTCGAACCTGCTTTCAAGGACATCTATCGGAGAAGAGGTCGTCGCTCCTTTTGATACATTCGTAACGATGTGTTCTTCCTTCCCGATCCTTGCCAGGCTTGAGGTGATACACCATATACCGTATTCGTTGCGATTGCAAAGTATACGGAAATCAACATTTCCTCCCCGGTATTGAATTAAATCGATGCCTTGCTGCAAAATATAGTGATCAGATGGAACATATTCGTCGATAAACTGGATCAACCCTTTGTCAGTGAGAGAAGGTAATGGGGGCTCAATTCTGTCCGATGCTTCAAGCTTAAGTTTTTCGTCCAGTTGTTTCGTGATCCTGACGATTCCCCTTCCTTCGTGTCCGTCAATGGGTTTCAAATAGAGAACAGTGAAGCGGTAAATCGTTTCAAGTAAGGCTTCTTTATCACTTATCCGGACCGTTTTCGGCAAATGGGCAGCAACAGCATCGTTTTCTAACAGAAGGGAAAAGACCTCCCATTTGGAAAGATACCGGTCATTGAAAAACTGGATCCCCCAATCGTGACAATGGTTGAAAA from Pseudalkalibacillus sp. SCS-8 includes the following:
- a CDS encoding YheC/YheD family protein codes for the protein MKQWHHHEKNQTYKWGRSNQPIPYSAEKSNMPFSISVLPGDKNNVGPVIGILTSTRKGLPFIGNMETFTRLIRYVHERAGFAYVFCPQNDTSVMNGFTYDYKRDCWFAIKAPLPDVVYNRIPSPEMEATREYAQMIERLESEGIPFFNRSFFSKWDVYLLLNDNPLIKSFLPETRLISSPYMLKDLLKDFNRIIIKPILSSKGSGVTLLEQNEQHTINAFSNKQQNTFNHVYEAWHALALKPYSFIIQPYVSRKAYKSKPFDYRILVQKVKESWSVTGYGIRCSGPDMLTTHVPSGGSLLSPQIAPLDENRLDVIAHEIGTTVDEALGPVSEFSIDLGVDDDNQYWIFEVNSKPMVFDEDHIRIEAEKRWFLHVLEISGYTSQDINPFPFTHTIQ
- a CDS encoding YheC/YheD family protein, with the translated sequence MNTRETVQIKYILASSSNPYVVWLSNHLMTRFRLQPKEKVWFRYGNERFLVKCEVKLDDTYGMVEIPDSLKNSHRLPPTNQYHSLLYSIEKNEIRIGPILSLFVDRHEKHQGTFGNMTQFAVELNELSRKFNIVFYVFSYEDVEPDGINGYTYVEGKWIQEPLPYPDVIYNRITNRRLERTEAYTRFFNHCHDWGIQFFNDRYLSKWEVFSLLLENDAVAAHLPKTVRISDKEALLETIYRFTVLYLKPIDGHEGRGIVRITKQLDEKLKLEASDRIEPPLPSLTDKGLIQFIDEYVPSDHYILQQGIDLIQYRGGNVDFRILCNRNEYGIWCITSSLARIGKEEHIVTNVSKGATTSSPIDVLESRFDRMKAKLILSMLYDLSIEVCEWIASNLDGLYGEFGIDFGVDGEGHPWILEVNTKPSKALLSPCPSDIRPSAKRVFAFLNYLYTASIPE
- a CDS encoding YheC/YheD family protein is translated as MGTAQLIPIRDEAGTVLFAPVSQFRAWVQNRSFPTKIRYGQKVIPLSIQPHPDQEEYYMMTKGLYHQLGLLKKQSHHIIEGDQEIQIGPVVGIYTAGFTSNQHHPFGDRTKMFAKMLKAARRTGVTCYVFGSHHIDWDRKSISGYVYDDSGWKRHDFPFPAIVYDRLPNRRIERLALSVETKSKLQAENVIWFNPGFFDKGTIHEMLKTDPSVKHYLPMTIQSPGMDELETLLKRYQSIYLKPKDGSLGNGIQQIIKRRNDPYYYIRFRKEDTNRLRRYSSLKRLIRKQFPAGLEDYLAQQGIQLLSWNGDPIDFRVHTNRNREGEWEVSALAAKLAGSNSITTHITSGGKTLSLSELIHDLGKSSTMVLQLKEAAIKISKALTGQMEGIIGEIGFDLGVDEQGDIWMFEANAKPGRSIFSNPNLNAYDKKTVIMPFEFCLYLFENIVQRQVPMKQ